The DNA sequence CTTCTCCAAACTCCTTGATGCTGATAGAGTCTTGCAAATGGAAGGAATTGAAACCTTCTCCAATCTGATTCTCTTTAGATTGGGTACAGACCCAAGTAGCTGAAAGTTACCTAATTCAACAGGAAAAGAGCCATAATTGGTAACTATAAGAACCTTTAgttcctccattttctccacaAACTCGGGCAAGGTGTAATTCTCTGTTTGAAAATTCAGAACTAGAACCTTAACTTCAGGTGGTTGAATCTTACACCAACTTGATGAGAAATtttcatctgcaaacaacatcCTATACGTTGTGATAGGGAACAAAAAATGCtctgaaaaataaagaaaagaacaagatTCTGCCAAACAAGACTGTGTTCATTTGTGTGGGAGTGTTTAAGAGTGAGAAAAATGAACTGACCAGTTGAGATAGACAATAGGTGGGAGCTGATATGTTGCTGCTTCTGTTCAGTCCACCACTTGGGAAGATTGTTTCCACTAATGTCcataatcaattttttcctcttttctatTGGCTCCTGTCTGCACTGATGGATAGCTAGCTCTCTAAGAAGATCATGTTGTAAGACAAAGTCTTCAGCGTAGTATCTGCCAACCTCACTTGCATCTCTCCTGGTAAATAAGAAATAGATGCTTAGAAGCTATTCAAGTTCTCCAGTCTTCAGACAAGAAAATATAAGTTCCAGGACTAAAATTATTGGAGAGAAGTTAACAATATGAGATTGTGTAACAGGGTTACGGGATGAATTGGATAATATGAACAACTTTccttttcttgaatttctttcttgtaataggctttcctttttttcctcttattaaCACAACTTCAAAGTTTATCTAACTGtaagaaattagaatatattGATCTGTGTATATACAGCATATTGCAACTAGCAACTAGGAGTGAATACAGAAGAAATCAACCCCCAAGAAAATCATAGGAGGACAAATATAAAAAGCCAGCATACCTTGTGACCACAAGATTAGCCAAATTCCGTGAACTGATTTCAAGAAGGTTGGCAATGGTGCCAACTTCATCTAGCTCATATAACTCTTCCCACATATCAATGAGTGAAGCAACACGGATCCTTTGGTCTTCTGGGAATGAACCTATGTCCATGAAACACTCCTTCATGATGACCTCATACTTGGGCTTGACCTTCTTATCTGAGAATTCTAGACTGCTTTGGAGACGTTCAAGCAGATCAATTTCCGGCACAGAATCAAGAATAGAATCACCAGAAGTCCAGTTCTGCATTCTGTTTTCCCAGGTTGCTGCAGACTCACCACGGAGGGAACTACCAATCACTTCAAGTGCCAGTGGAAACCCCCCACAGAATTTCACTATCTGCGGTTCAAGGccacaaaaaaaggaagaaatcaGTTATTGGTTGTTTAAAGGGGTAACACTGTCCACGGCTCTAGGTATCTAAACAACATTAATTGTTTGGACATAAGAAAAACATGGTTTGTATCTCTACGTTTTCTCCATATACAAGTTTTTATGGACAACTGAtgcataaaaaacaaaacaagttccCAGGAAGACATCAAAAAATTGCAATGTATCATTTTTCCCttcaaaaaactaaattatgtcttgaaattctcaaaaaagaaaataccccttgctaattaaaaataaaaacgattttaaacaataaaaaacataacatcAATAGTGAGAGTTTGAGGGGGTTTGTGTAATTTACccttacaataatatatatttcgtATTTCAAACAAATATCCATGGTGACAAAAATACCTTTTTGACAGTATCATCATCCGGAATGTAAGAGTTCCCATCTTGCAGAATTGCTGAGTGGCGAAAAAGTTTTGTTGCATCCTCATCACTTAAAGGTCCTAACTTATATTTACAGCTAAACCTTGGAAATGCAGTTCTTGAAGTTACTAGAATCTTGTAACCTGTCATATGGAACTTAAACTTCTCAAGGAGGGATTCTGATCCAGACCAGACATCATCCAGGATCAACAATATAGGATTTTGTTGCATAATTCGATTCAGCAGTTGCTTCAGATGGTTAATTGCATCTTCATCACTTTGAAACTCAGGAGCTCGATCACCCTTATGGTGAAAAATCCTTCGTATAATGTCCTTCAGGTTTGGAGTTTTTGTAACGATGacaaagaaaatctcatatttgcCTAGTCAAACACAATGTGGTAAGAAATCTGCCTGTGAAGTACGTATAATGTCTTATAACATTTCTATGCAGGAATATAGATAATGGCAAGCCATATGAATCGAATTACCAACACAATCCCAGCAAAGGATAAAAATATGAGCAAAAAAGCAACTTTCTAAGACAGTGCCACCAATTATCGTAATATGACAATTGTTTCTTCCATTCTCTTCTTTCCTTACTCTTCCAAGGCCATAATGtcaagagtaatgatatatgcaGTCTTGGAGTGTGCAAGtgtcgtacagtcgttttgaaaaagagcaggatccactattaaaaaattaagtttttttcatatgggtttcctatatattcacttttttcaaaatgattgtgcgGCACTTGCGCACttacgactgcaactatcatttctctaatttcaAAGTGTGATATGTTCAAGAGATTGCTATTCTGCTATGACTGTTCAAGGAGtaaaccaaaagaaagaaagaaaccaaCATTGCTGCAGCCTAATATGTTTTACCTAATGAGACAAAGATTTGGTCATaacaaaccttttttttttccacacaCGAGTCAAGACACCTTAAGCAAGCAACAATCCAAAAGAAATTGAGATGAAGTACCTTTGATGTCCTCATCCTGACAGAGCATTTTAACTAATGTGGTCTTCCCACATCCTCCAGGAGCAGTCAACACCAGCATCAGTACCTCTATTTTCAGCAGCTCCATCTTCAATTCCTTCAAAGACACATCCAACCCAACAGTAAAATCAGGGGGTTCAGGAACCGCACACGGCAACACACCGTGTATCCCAGGCGAATTCATCTGCGCACAAAGATGATTCACCCCCCTCAAAACCTCTATCCCATTCCTCAAACCCCATGCTGGTATATGAATCTGAAAGAACCTGCGAAGGGCATCGTCCAAACTGCAAAGCTTGTTCGCATAATGGTATCTCACGAAGTGTTTCCACCCTGTAAGGTTCGAGTACTTACTTACGAGCTTCTCGCccttcttcatttgttggatAAGGTCATGTGTTTCCTTCTCTGATCGACCCAATTCTCTGTTTGATTGTTGTATATCTTTAACCAGTGGATCCAACACATCTAGCGTGCTTTTCAGTTGTTGGAGAATGGATTTGAATGCAAGGGTTTTGGTTATCACATCCTTAACCGTTGAATACAACACAGCAAATGCCTCTCCAAATGCTGCTCCCAGAGCTGCCGATCCGACAAACGCCAGTGCCATATATAACTTTGCTTTGCCAACCAGTCCAAAGCTCCAATACGTGAAACTCTGAAATAAAGACGCGCAATACTCAACCTTGCCAACCACGGAgcaatttataattagttttcCTGCGACTGAGCAAGCATGTGCATGTGAATCTCACGCCGAAACTCCTTCAAACTTAACGAGTACAAAGCAAGTTGACTTGTTCATTTCAGTTTACAATTGATAGCGTAGCAGCGAAGCGACgacattttttaaagagttacaGTTTACTGTTCGATTCGTGGTCCAAACTTTCGTCGAATGAGTTGGCAGCAACGACCACGAAAAGCTCTATCCATTGTAAATATTACCTACATACCTGAGACGTCAGCttttatagaagaaaatgatattcttataaaaagattttgtaataaaaataattttataattagattatttttttattttatttttataaaaaaaaatttacttaaaacatttctttttataaaattgtgaatctcaccaaaataaaatattttttttatattttttatgggattcatttttttataaagcaaaacttgtatatttaaattttagataatgaTATGTTTATTACTCTCTTagattgttactatttttttattattttataatgtatttgaaatttttatttttttatttttaagtttcttttaacatcattaattattaagaaaaaattaaaaataaaaatatatacaacttaattaataatcgatttcttaactattaagtaaagataaataaataaataaaataataaataaataataagagaataGTAAGCCAGCATGCAGCTTCTTAGATTATTCGTAGGGTCCATGTTCACCGACAATATCAAACGACTTGGGGACTAAGCAGAGCAGGTACCGCCGCTCTTCCCCCAATTCGATCTATTCTATCCTGTTTACATTAACAATATTCCAGCCACTTCGTTTTTCTATTGCCGCGAATCAAAGGAAAGTAGgattaaaaaacaatttgtaTAGGAATTGAACCCGACGTGAATCGAACACGCAACCTTCTGATCTGGAGTCAGACGCGCTACCATTGCGCCACGGATCCACTTGAATAATTctgtttaattattataattatccttaattaaatttctttgaAGCAATCTGTCTTGCTAGAAATGCTTTTCATTCTGTTCTTTTTTCCTCGCAAATTAAAATAGATACCACAATAACAGacaacaatataattaagatctagaatatatgaagatatatagttttttttcccaACCATAGGCGATTGCTTGGTGCTCATGATTCTATATAAAGTTCTTCTATTTGCAAATCGATACGTAGAATATAtcgaaaaaatctattcatcatctattttttcatcattatggGATGATATGGCATTAGATAAtatgtttataagtgaaatataataaataatttttaatcatctaatgtcatatTATGGGATGACGagaagataatgaaaattaagatgatgagtagaattacactttctaaaatgataaaaaaaaaaaaaacttaatttaaattttcaccctaatttgtaaatagagtttttatttCTTACCCTAAATGATAATCATGAAAAAGATGGGGAAACAACTTTAtatatacgtgtatatatatacaatgatcAGCTTACAAACcaccttaattattttttatcacatAATTAATCATAGCCTTACTGATTTATACAAAACGAAGTTTAAATTACACGAGGAATCAGTAAGTACTCCAAGTAGCCAAAAGCCTACCAACAAcataatgaagatgatgatcatgTACATACACGGCCGGCCTTTTCCCAGTAAAGGAAGTACTGTCTATTCGGCCTTCTTCTCCGTTTCCACCTCCTTCATTTTGACGACCCTGTTCTTCATGTTCTTAACCACTTTCTCATCAACCATGTCGTATAATCTTCTGCATTGCATCTTCACCCTCTCCCATATCCTCTTTATCTGCTCCTCGAACTTGATATATAATGCAGGAACCGTCATGCCCATTATAATACCTGCAAGATGATCACAGATCAATCCCACTTgtagagtgagagagatggctagagagagagagagagagagtggaggggATTCTCTTAAAGGgattgtacgtacgtacctatGTAGAGAAGTGTTAGAAGATCGAACAACTTTCCCACGTAGGAAAGTAACCACAAACCAGAGGCAGTTCCGGCAAAAGCAAACCAGTCTCTCTCTGCACTCACTCGGAACACCCACCGGATTCCTTCTCCAATCCATGCTCGAACACAATTCGCCGATTCAATAGCGGATTCCTCTGGTATTTCCAAACCCGACATGTTTGGCGGCTCTCTGAAATTCAAAATGATCATCGAACACTCTCTTATAATAGCTAGCAGCACGCACGCAAAAATCCCAGTCAAAAGAATTATACAGGAAGGGTTTTGATTGATTGTGGGAGATCAGAGCTGGCTTACTTGCCAAGAAGCCTGAGAATATTGGCCCAGAGGAAAAgtacaacaacaacaaacatGGCTGTCCATGAAATAACAGTGATGAAGTTGAATTGATACACTTCCATAAGCACCCATATTGCTGTTGCTACTGAAAGAACCACCACACTCAGCTTCTTTCTTCTCCAAAGGAATATATCCTTCAGAGTGTCTGTGCCATATATAGCAGAATTATTACAAGTACAGAGATGAGTAAAAActtataactaattaattagaacCTCTACTAGTACTCTTTAAGGAGTTTAAGCAATCACCTGATGTGGGCAAGGAAGAGGACTGTGACGCAGTAGACATGTCTGAAGATGGAAATGAAGTAGATCGAGAACGAAGAAGACGGGGGGAAGGAAGCAAGCAAGCGCGTGCGTTACTCTTGATGATCGGGTTTTAAATTTGggaaattttcttgaatttgtcTTTAATTCGGTGGAAGGGTGGCTAAAGTGATCCAGAGTGCTTTAAAGGCTTACACGTGGGAGTAACAAAAAAACGTGGAAACCATGCAGCTACAGCTTGTGGCAACGCATGTTACGTACGTACAACACTGTCATAGACGGACTGTCATGGACGGTATatagcttcttctttttttcatgataTAAATAGAAATTGCATTCAATAAGTTCTGAAAACTGAAATTAACAAAATACATTATTATTGAGAGGATCATTCCCACTATGGAATTGTAGCATTGATGAGGAGATTTGGATCAGAGGAATATTATCAAAGATTTACGTTGTCGCTATCCATTGCTCTAAATTATGAgtgcatcaatttttttatcgaAGAATTTTCTTTACCTTCtattttttgaatgaatctAGATAGTGTCTGATATCGTTGATGATTGGGCTCATGATCCATTCTTGGATTGGGAAAGTATTTGAGATTGCTTGAATAGTGATTTTTGAATCACCTTCTAAGATTATTTTTCTCAGCTTCAACTTTTCTGTTAATTTCTTTAATGACTATTAAGGCTGCAGATACTTCTCCTACATTTGAGCTTACCTTAGACGGTATATAGCTTACATAACTAAtccctatttatatataacttatatattattgaaatttattataataattatgaaaaaatatcgaGAGTTAATGCGGTAGATATTTCTAGTGAGGAAAATACTACTATGCCCACTCAATTTGACACCTCTATTTGACcacttatctttttttatttttttattattatttttttttacttaatgattaaggaagtgattttaaatgtattgatgtattttttttattttttaaatgtatttaaatatattaaaaaaatgtgaaaaaaaaaaagaaaaaaaaaaaaaaactagtttacgctgggcggtaagcccagcggtcaagaaggggcggcagagtagccgcaCCCTTCTAGTGATAATCACGTGTTTGTTGcgttaataaattaattaattgatatattttttaaatttttaaaaagcttAGGATGCCTTTATAACAACTTCAAGTTAGACCAGTCTAGCTGATTATattgttgagatgaaatgatataagataaattttttattacattttatgcaaaggtttaaaaaaatcatgataattagataagataagatgatttatctaaccaaacgagactttaaaattaatatctcatatttttcaaaataacgaTTAGATTCGATTGATTGGGTTTGATATAATACTTTATATACTGAGATTGAGATCGACCagatttaaatccaaatattattattattattatttgtgttttcgACAATTACTATAATCAGTgagaactttttatttatttacttggaGTCTTGGAGTTGATAGAGTAGAAAATAGTTTATCTTTAATTAATGcatcaataatataaaaaacaaaaaacaaagaaaggtgGGCCATGAACTTGGTAGGCCAGCCCAAGAGTTTGTAACACTACGGAGTACGGACCTTAACTTTAAGTATAGTAGGCCTGGTTTAGATATATTCAAACATTAATCGGCCCTTCacacttttctcttttcttaccTAAAAAAACATTAATCGGACCTTCACAAGCAACACCTTCATAAAACActtcatataatttttcaaacgcaaacatattttaaattaagccCAACCAGTAGAAATGAAAATTCTcccaactattttatattatgtaatcattataattttttaaaaattttacataaaatataataaataattctaaaattttaaattctaaaataataataatattaaaaaaataatattctaataatattttattcaattttcaactttcatctcaatttatctcatctaaacttACTATACAAACCAGAAACGTTTTAGATGtcatttggattcgaaaatgaattgagatgagttgtgaatagtagtaagatgagttgtgaatagtaataagatttgtgagttaaagttactgaatagtagtgagatgagttgagatgaattgatatggactgtgaatacaaacgaaaacatattccttattttattattattttttatctattttttgttatttttcattattatttaatattctattattatttttttactattatttacaaacattctcaaacatttttactatccaaacctaattGGCATTTCACGAGTGTCCGTGTAAATAGATCCCCCCGTGTTCCAAGCAATTATGTCATCTTTATAACTTGGAACGGCatgatttacttttattttatatatatatatatatataggctcaTTAATGAGTTTTTAATACAGTATTAacacattatttttatggaatttattataagtataaacaattaaaacatcaactttttttattaaaaaagcgGTACGGCTTTGAAaatatctcacaaaaataaatttataaatcgacatagtttcatatgatatgttagatctatttaataataaaaataattttacaatataacgtatcatatcaattcacattagtttgtaaacttatttttatgagatctctatgtgactaaaatatttctcttttttattattgtgtgttgagaaataatctcacattatctATGGATAAGGTCTTGGGCATATTTAAAAGTAGGAAAACACTACTATGCCCACTCTATTTGACACCTCCATTTGACCACatgtcttttatttatttatttatttatttttacttagtgattaaggaagtgattttaaatgtattggtatatttattttattttttaaatgtattaaaatatgtttaaaaaatgtgaaaagaaaaaagaaatttttttttttttttttttttacgctGGGTGGTAAGCCCAGCTGTCAAGatggggcggcatagtagccgcacccttaaaagtaatgagcaatcatctcttgttgaaacgattatatgagatgagttagactcatgaattttttcattgtGTAAACCACTTAAGCGGTATGGCTAAGGCAGACCTACATTGATGGATTCTCCCCCccgcaaaaaaaatattttcaaaaatattatttagtaCTTAGTTATCTagatttcttttagttttttactttatctctttttataaactatttggtaaataaataggaaaaaatctcatttttcctatttatttatacttttccTTTCGAGTATTccgctagctagcttgtttggattagttttgttagtaaatacatatatactacCATCGAATTAAGAATTAGAAGTAAATAGAACAAATCTCATAGAactatttttatctatattatagagattttacaatattcaatcttagatttaataaaaaaaatttatctttatttacttaatttttatcatttgcttCAAAAAGTCTTATATAactatttctatcttaatttttattgttcacTTGAATCCAATGAAACTCAAGTGAGAAGTTTAGATGAgtagttttaataatttagtttgtcTCTAAATAATTAAACACCTTATATGGTTAATATTAAATATCGATAACATATTTTATTACCTTAAATgtcagttactattcaccccTACATACTTTGTTAATCTCCCCCATCCTAATTATGGCCCTTGGAATGGCATTACGAGCGTATAAAAGAAAAGTGCCAATAgattgttgttttttatttttataaaaaatagaatagttTAAGTGATgttattgagtaatgttatgtataaatcttaaataaataaatttcaaatagataaatctcatacgagatttttattaaaaaaatgaatttcaatattaaagaataggtttttttttataattttttaaagtgtgatctacttttttataaaaaaaaatattttagatacaaagaaattatataaaaataaattcataaattaatacgATTTAATATGagacgttaaattataaaaataaatctatctatgtcaaaactaaaaaatctaACGGTTCTCTGGGCAAAATCTTTAGACCTTGGACAAATCATTTGTCGGTGTTGTTTTATCGGGATTCATCCGTCCTTTGAATGAGTTGGCAGCGACAACCATGAAAAGGCATGCACCAGATGTGGCCTGCAGTACTTAATTACACAACCCAATATCCCCATGAATCTGCATCGGTTCGTAAGCAAATAAAAGTGCAAGCTTTTTCGCTATCCATCGCATTATGTTCAAGACCACGGGTCTTCTTTTTTCGAAGTCATTGAACACCGCGTCATGCGCTGTGTCAAATTGTCAATCCTCCTGGCATGCACATATGAGTGGGCAGTTCACGTGGCTCCACTTCATTTCCAGACCCCACCCCCCCTTTGTCTCTCTGTTTCTCGCTGGAGTTTATGCTTATTATTCTAGTCTTAAGGATGATGAAAATTACCAAACTAATCCCTTGTGTCCCATTATTATAACGAGTTTTAACTGaatattgattaattattttgaaatgtaTGTTTAAATTTGTATCATTTCCGACCATTTAggcaaatatttttaaaatatcgtGGTACTATTAGACgagattattaaaaaacaaaaacagagaatATTCATCTCAGGATGTTTCTTCTGCCAAACTGAGTACGTGGTTGActtcattataattattatgtttttttgtgtttgatgaCTTGATGGTAGTCTTATAATATTCTCAATCACATGTACGTCGATTCTAGCTAGGTTttgggacatttttttttatgtattaaccAAGCTTATGAGGTTCTTTCTGTTCTTGTTGATTACTGATGGAGCCGAAAGCATTGATAGAAATGTCGATGAGAGAGGGGGACGGTATTATCTTTAGTTGTGTCTTTtcgattcgaagatgagttaagatggattgtaaataataatgagataaattgtaaatagtagtaagatttatgagttaaagttgttaaatagtaatgaatagtagtgaaataagttgagatgaattgagataatccGTGAATATAAACGAGGTCTGCTCCCTTGCAAAGCGCAACTTCTTCGTAAAATAAACAAAGGGAATAGAATAATCGGtagtttggatagagagatgagatgagattattttagatgaattaaataaaatattattaaattattattttaagatttaaaaaaattaaattatttattatattttataaaatttaaaacaattataacgataaaatgagataaattgagagtatttctattttttaattatgttttcttCCATTTGATTTGCAAAAGCTCTCAGCTTTATAACAGAATTGGTAACACTGGCTTTCTATAACTATATTTTTGTCGTCAGCATGACACATTTTAGGAGCTCCAATTTCTCTCGTAGTCATAAAATaagaagaaggggaaaaaaaaaaaatcccaactttataatataaaacGAAGATGAGTGaaagaaaacttaaaaagtaATGGGAGCAGTAATCAGGGGCGAAGTTAAAGGGCAAGTGTGACTCGTGCATTTACACCACTCATGAATGCCGAATGGAGTTCGAGAGGAATCTATACAGCTTTTGTTTGAAGCAAAATTACTATCACGCGGAAACGCGTGAAATGCGCCGAATCCCGGCACGGTGGAAACCTCAAAGCAGGTAATTTTTTGgttaataacaaaaaagaacaACTAATCAAAAAGAAAGTTGCAATAGTAGTAGGAAAATTCCACACATATCCGGTGAAGCTTTTTTCCGGCGCTGTTCTTATTTAAGGTTGTCACTGAAAGCTTCTCTCCCACTGTGGCCCAAAAGAATACCCCCCCTACAATCTGGTAAGTTCCCATTTGTTTGTTGATTAATAAGTTTTGCGGTGAAGTTTCAGTTCGTCGTAGCAATAACCTAGATTTGGCAATGTGTGACTAATGGTGGCTTTGTT is a window from the Juglans regia cultivar Chandler chromosome 7, Walnut 2.0, whole genome shotgun sequence genome containing:
- the LOC108980152 gene encoding probable disease resistance protein At5g66900 — its product is MALAFVGSAALGAAFGEAFAVLYSTVKDVITKTLAFKSILQQLKSTLDVLDPLVKDIQQSNRELGRSEKETHDLIQQMKKGEKLVSKYSNLTGWKHFVRYHYANKLCSLDDALRRFFQIHIPAWGLRNGIEVLRGVNHLCAQMNSPGIHGVLPCAVPEPPDFTVGLDVSLKELKMELLKIEVLMLVLTAPGGCGKTTLVKMLCQDEDIKGKYEIFFVIVTKTPNLKDIIRRIFHHKGDRAPEFQSDEDAINHLKQLLNRIMQQNPILLILDDVWSGSESLLEKFKFHMTGYKILVTSRTAFPRFSCKYKLGPLSDEDATKLFRHSAILQDGNSYIPDDDTVKKIVKFCGGFPLALEVIGSSLRGESAATWENRMQNWTSGDSILDSVPEIDLLERLQSSLEFSDKKVKPKYEVIMKECFMDIGSFPEDQRIRVASLIDMWEELYELDEVGTIANLLEISSRNLANLVVTRRDASEVGRYYAEDFVLQHDLLRELAIHQCRQEPIEKRKKLIMDISGNNLPKWWTEQKQQHISSHLLSISTDENFSSSWCKIQPPEVKVLVLNFQTENYTLPEFVEKMEELKVLIVTNYGSFPVELGNFQLLGSVPNLKRIRLEKVSIPSICKTLSASRSLEKISLFMCHIGHAFRNCSIQISDALPNLREINIDYCIELVELPAGIFDIISLKKLNITNCHELSKLPEGLGKLRNLEVLRLRSCTKLLELPESSRSLHNLVVLDISDCLSIIRLPKHIGELCNLKEFHMKGCLALRNQLLLSILDLKHLKLVVCDEERAKRWESIMEFLPDCSLPQIKVAEKDNNLKWLGLGNRF
- the LOC108980156 gene encoding reticulon-like protein B13, with protein sequence MSTASQSSSLPTSDTLKDIFLWRRKKLSVVVLSVATAIWVLMEVYQFNFITVISWTAMFVVVVLFLWANILRLLGKEPPNMSGLEIPEESAIESANCVRAWIGEGIRWVFRVSAERDWFAFAGTASGLWLLSYVGKLFDLLTLLYIGIIMGMTVPALYIKFEEQIKRIWERVKMQCRRLYDMVDEKVVKNMKNRVVKMKEVETEKKAE